In the Candidatus Binatia bacterium genome, one interval contains:
- a CDS encoding ATP-binding cassette domain-containing protein: MSSQSIARARDVSVALDGKRILEGVSLEIMAGELVAIVGPSGSGKTTLLRTFNYLTPLASGEIEVAGIRLRPGLCERADAKLLLQLRRTVGMVFQDLHLFPHLTVLQNLIEAPVRVRRLAPREARDRARAGLERLGISHLSELYPRQLSGGEQQRVALLRTLLMEPQLLLLDEPTSALDAANVDRFVQVLMEFQQRGGATLMVTHQPQLARQLAAHVAVLNGGRLVQFGPPTLLNSAVGAEPVR; the protein is encoded by the coding sequence ATGAGTTCGCAAAGCATCGCCCGTGCACGTGATGTTTCTGTGGCGCTCGACGGGAAGCGCATACTTGAGGGAGTTTCACTCGAGATTATGGCAGGAGAGCTCGTCGCCATCGTAGGACCCTCGGGAAGCGGCAAGACTACACTCCTGCGCACCTTCAACTACCTAACACCGCTCGCCAGCGGTGAGATCGAAGTTGCCGGAATTCGACTTCGCCCGGGCCTCTGCGAGCGCGCGGATGCAAAGCTGCTGCTGCAACTTCGCCGGACAGTTGGCATGGTTTTCCAGGATTTGCACCTGTTCCCCCACCTCACAGTTTTGCAAAACCTTATCGAGGCACCCGTTCGAGTGCGGCGGCTGGCGCCGCGTGAAGCTCGGGATCGAGCCCGCGCGGGTCTTGAACGCCTTGGTATCTCCCACCTGTCCGAGCTCTACCCTCGACAACTCTCGGGCGGAGAGCAGCAACGAGTGGCATTGTTGCGCACTCTGCTCATGGAACCGCAACTTCTGCTCCTCGATGAACCGACTTCTGCTTTGGACGCCGCCAATGTGGACCGCTTCGTGCAAGTCTTAATGGAGTTCCAGCAGCGTGGAGGTGCGACGCTAATGGTCACCCACCAACCGCAGCTTGCGCGCCAACTTGCTGCCCATGTAGCCGTTCTCAACGGCGGACGGTTGGTTCAGTTCGGCCCGCCCACGCTGCTCAACAGCGCCGTCGGTGCCGAGCCGGTTCGTTAG